The following coding sequences are from one Betaproteobacteria bacterium window:
- a CDS encoding YdcH family protein, with protein MANIPPCEEEIADIQAKLHEMLMEHRDLDLVIAHLESDPPADELLIRRMKKRKLLLKDRILQLEALLVPDIPA; from the coding sequence ATGGCCAACATCCCCCCTTGCGAAGAAGAAATCGCCGACATTCAGGCGAAGCTCCATGAAATGCTGATGGAACACCGCGATCTCGACCTGGTGATCGCCCATCTGGAGTCGGACCCGCCGGCGGACGAACTCCTGATCCGCCGCATGAAAAAGCGCAAGCTGCTGCTCAAGGACCGCATCCTCCAGCTCGAAGCCCTGCTGGTCCCGGACATCCCGGCCTGA
- a CDS encoding DUF3365 domain-containing protein, whose product MTRIPQWIARRVWWLGLLALWAGAVGLSLQAHLADTREHSLDLALESARNMFRMVVLVRSWNAAHGGVYVPVTGETRPNPYLEHPRRDVTTGDGQSLTLVNPAFMTRQLGELAEKQGGVVFHITSRKPIRPANRPDPWEDAALLRFEAGVPETWEVVGAPGEPRLLRYMAPLRVTPACLRCHEKQGYREGDIRGGISVTQPYAKIEAAADQIARQDWLTHGLIFLLVAAAGFGLLEVLRRRWLHLDHSIDLLEAARGDLLDANRSLAVARDGAEAASRAKTSFLANMGHELRTPMNAITGFAYLLKRELADGRQQAMVEHITGAAGNLLGLLDRILELAALEAGSVVPEHAPFSPRQLVETEAARVRSDLIAAGRADACTVEVGEGVPVRAVGDSGRLGEILRHFCSNAVKFSSRGDVGLRLEVERGEGGAVLLFAVMDRGIGIAAEDLAGLFQPFHQVEGQSTRRFGGTGVGLGLCRRLAHLLGGEVGVESTPGEGSRFWLRVPLVEERAAAERGVAEASDAYLSGLDALLAEDDPGAVRYWRTHEAALRRSLGSSADAVAEAVLACDFALAGARLQVFREGTQSGEAGSTP is encoded by the coding sequence ATGACGCGGATTCCGCAATGGATCGCCCGCCGGGTCTGGTGGTTGGGGCTCCTGGCCCTGTGGGCGGGGGCCGTGGGCCTCTCCCTGCAGGCGCATCTGGCCGATACCCGGGAGCACTCCCTGGACCTCGCCCTGGAAAGCGCGCGCAACATGTTCCGCATGGTGGTCCTGGTGCGCTCCTGGAACGCCGCCCATGGCGGGGTCTATGTGCCGGTGACCGGAGAAACCCGTCCCAACCCCTATCTGGAGCATCCCCGCCGCGATGTGACCACTGGCGACGGCCAGTCCCTCACCCTCGTGAACCCGGCTTTCATGACCCGGCAACTGGGGGAACTCGCCGAGAAGCAGGGGGGCGTGGTCTTCCACATCACCAGCCGCAAGCCCATTCGCCCCGCCAATCGGCCGGACCCCTGGGAGGACGCCGCCCTGTTGCGTTTCGAGGCGGGGGTGCCGGAAACCTGGGAGGTGGTGGGTGCCCCCGGGGAGCCGCGGCTGCTGCGCTACATGGCTCCCCTGCGGGTCACTCCCGCCTGCCTGCGCTGCCACGAGAAGCAGGGCTACCGCGAGGGGGACATCCGCGGCGGCATCAGCGTCACCCAGCCCTATGCGAAGATCGAGGCGGCGGCTGATCAGATTGCGCGGCAGGACTGGCTGACCCACGGCCTCATCTTTCTCCTGGTGGCGGCGGCGGGGTTTGGCCTGCTTGAAGTCCTGCGCCGCCGCTGGCTCCATCTCGACCACAGCATCGATCTGCTGGAGGCGGCCCGGGGTGATCTGCTCGACGCCAATCGTTCCCTGGCCGTGGCGCGCGACGGTGCCGAGGCGGCCAGCCGCGCCAAGACGAGCTTTCTCGCCAATATGGGGCACGAGCTGCGTACGCCCATGAATGCCATCACCGGCTTCGCGTACCTGCTCAAGCGGGAACTCGCCGACGGCCGGCAGCAGGCCATGGTCGAGCACATCACCGGGGCGGCGGGGAATCTGCTCGGCCTGCTGGACCGCATCCTGGAACTCGCCGCCCTGGAGGCGGGCAGTGTGGTGCCGGAACATGCCCCCTTCTCGCCACGGCAACTGGTGGAGACCGAGGCGGCGCGGGTGCGTTCCGACCTGATCGCCGCCGGCCGCGCCGACGCCTGTACCGTGGAGGTGGGGGAGGGAGTGCCCGTGAGGGCCGTGGGTGACTCTGGGCGCCTGGGCGAAATCCTGCGCCACTTCTGCAGCAATGCGGTCAAGTTCTCCAGCCGGGGCGACGTGGGGTTGCGTCTGGAGGTCGAACGGGGGGAGGGGGGCGCCGTGCTGCTCTTCGCCGTGATGGACCGGGGGATAGGCATCGCCGCCGAAGACCTGGCGGGCCTCTTCCAGCCTTTCCATCAGGTCGAAGGCCAGAGTACGCGGCGTTTCGGCGGGACCGGCGTCGGCCTGGGGCTGTGCCGCCGCCTGGCCCATCTGCTGGGGGGTGAAGTGGGCGTGGAGAGCACCCCCGGCGAGGGGAGCCGTTTCTGGCTACGGGTGCCCCTGGTAGAGGAGCGGGCCGCCGCGGAGCGTGGGGTGGCCGAAGCCTCCGATGCGTATCTGTCCGGCCTGGACGCCCTTCTGGCGGAGGACGATCCCGGCGCCGTGCGCTACTGGCGCACCCACGAGGCGGCGCTGCGGCGCAGCCTGGGTTCCAGCGCCGATGCCGTGGCCGAGGCCGTGCTGGCCTGCGATTTTGCCCTGGCGGGCGCCCGGCTGCAGGTGTTTCGGGAAGGGACTCAATCCGGCGAGGCGGGCAGCACGCCATAG
- the greB gene encoding transcription elongation factor GreB, translated as MNKAFVREDSAEDDDESPQAPPIPAGTRNYITPAGHARLKTELEHLVKRERPHVVEVVAWAASNGDRSENGDYIYGKRRLREIDRRIRFLTKRLEVAEVVDPLARSATDQVFFGATVTLCDREGAENTYAIVGIDEADASRGRISWISPLARAILKAREGETVRFQSPVGLREIDIVAVRYAALD; from the coding sequence TTGAACAAGGCTTTTGTCCGCGAGGACTCCGCTGAGGACGACGACGAATCCCCGCAGGCGCCGCCGATTCCGGCCGGTACCCGCAATTACATCACGCCGGCCGGACACGCCCGCCTGAAGACGGAACTCGAACACCTGGTCAAGCGCGAGCGGCCCCATGTGGTCGAGGTGGTGGCCTGGGCCGCCTCCAACGGCGACCGGTCGGAAAACGGCGACTATATCTACGGCAAGCGGCGCCTGCGGGAAATCGACCGCCGCATCCGCTTTCTCACCAAGCGTCTCGAAGTCGCCGAAGTGGTCGATCCCCTGGCGCGCAGCGCCACGGACCAGGTTTTCTTCGGTGCCACGGTAACCCTGTGCGACAGGGAGGGGGCGGAGAACACCTATGCCATCGTCGGCATCGACGAAGCCGACGCCTCCCGGGGGCGCATCAGCTGGATTTCGCCGCTGGCACGAGCAATCCTCAAGGCGCGCGAAGGGGAAACGGTGCGCTTTCAAAGCCCCGTCGGCCTGCGGGAAATCGACATCGTCGCAGTGCGTTACGCGGCCCTGGATTGA
- a CDS encoding inorganic phosphate transporter: protein MDQLQISFGIVVVLVITALAFDFMNGFHDAANSIATIVSTRVLKPHQAVLWAAAFNFIAFFIFQLKVASTIGKGTIDPAVVDHYIIFGALIGAIAWNIITWYYGIPSSSSHALIGGLVGAALAKVGPEALIMSGIWKIVAFIFVAPFLGFVIGGLLMVIVSWLCRRTAPRRVDKTFRRFQLLSAAAYSLGHGGNDAQKTVGIIWMLLIAAGITKTGEAVPNWVVFSCYAAMGFGTMFGGWRIVKTMGNRITKLNQARGFCANSGGAITLFLATSLGIPVSTTHTITGAIAGVGSTRGAKRVRWGVAGGIVWAWLLTIPCSAAIAAMGWYVGTLVL, encoded by the coding sequence ATGGACCAGCTCCAGATCAGCTTCGGCATCGTCGTGGTGCTCGTCATCACGGCCCTGGCCTTCGATTTCATGAACGGCTTCCACGATGCGGCCAATTCCATTGCCACCATCGTGTCCACCCGTGTCCTGAAGCCGCACCAGGCGGTGCTGTGGGCGGCGGCATTCAATTTCATCGCCTTCTTCATCTTCCAGCTCAAGGTGGCGTCCACCATAGGCAAGGGCACCATAGACCCGGCCGTCGTCGATCACTACATCATCTTCGGGGCCCTCATCGGCGCCATCGCCTGGAACATCATCACCTGGTACTACGGCATTCCATCCTCCTCGTCCCACGCTCTCATCGGCGGTCTGGTGGGCGCGGCCCTGGCCAAGGTGGGGCCGGAGGCGCTCATCATGAGCGGCATCTGGAAGATCGTTGCCTTCATCTTCGTGGCACCGTTCCTGGGCTTCGTCATCGGCGGGCTGCTCATGGTCATCGTGTCGTGGTTATGCCGCAGAACCGCGCCGCGCAGGGTGGACAAGACTTTCCGCCGCTTTCAGCTGCTTTCGGCGGCGGCCTACAGCCTCGGCCACGGCGGCAACGACGCCCAAAAGACCGTGGGGATCATCTGGATGCTGCTCATCGCGGCGGGTATCACCAAGACCGGCGAGGCCGTGCCCAACTGGGTGGTGTTCTCCTGTTACGCCGCCATGGGCTTCGGGACGATGTTCGGCGGCTGGCGCATCGTCAAGACCATGGGCAACCGCATTACCAAACTGAATCAGGCGCGCGGTTTCTGCGCCAATTCGGGCGGGGCGATTACGCTCTTCCTGGCGACGAGCCTGGGAATTCCGGTGTCGACGACCCATACCATCACCGGCGCCATCGCCGGCGTGGGCTCCACCCGCGGGGCCAAGCGGGTGCGCTGGGGCGTCGCGGGGGGCATCGTCTGGGCCTGGCTGCTGACCATTCCGTGCAGTGCCGCCATCGCGGCCATGGGCTGGTACGTCGGGACGCTGGTGCTCTGA
- a CDS encoding DUF47 domain-containing protein, producing MFGRLMPKEVKYFDFFNAHATQIVLGGEALVGLIGALVDSPEKAIKFAEAIDTHETAADRITHETMAALHTSFITPFDRDEIHQLISGMDDILDLTQDVAESMNLYDIKRVTPEARQLAEISLECCQRVKGAVGLLHSMDNAAAILKICHEIDHLESDADRIMREAMSKLFREESDVLQIIKLKAIYELLETVTDRCEDVANTIEGIVLENS from the coding sequence ATGTTTGGACGATTGATGCCCAAGGAAGTCAAGTACTTCGACTTTTTCAACGCCCATGCAACGCAGATCGTCCTGGGGGGGGAGGCCCTGGTGGGCCTGATCGGGGCTCTGGTGGATTCGCCCGAGAAGGCGATCAAGTTCGCCGAGGCCATCGATACCCACGAAACCGCCGCCGACCGCATCACCCATGAAACCATGGCGGCGCTGCATACCTCCTTCATCACGCCCTTCGACCGGGACGAAATCCACCAGCTCATCAGCGGCATGGACGACATCCTGGACCTGACCCAGGACGTGGCGGAGTCCATGAATCTCTACGACATCAAGCGGGTCACCCCGGAAGCGCGGCAACTGGCGGAAATTTCCCTCGAGTGCTGTCAGCGGGTGAAGGGGGCGGTGGGTCTGCTCCATTCCATGGACAACGCTGCCGCCATCCTCAAGATTTGTCACGAAATCGACCATCTGGAGTCCGACGCCGACCGCATCATGCGGGAGGCCATGTCCAAGCTCTTCCGGGAGGAGAGCGACGTGCTCCAGATCATCAAGCTGAAAGCCATCTACGAACTGCTGGAGACGGTGACGGACCGCTGCGAGGACGTCGCCAATACCATCGAGGGCATCGTCCTCGAAAATTCCTGA